Proteins encoded within one genomic window of Tidjanibacter massiliensis:
- the radA gene encoding DNA repair protein RadA, which translates to MAKVKKAYFCTACGYEAPKWLGKCPACGEWNTFAEEVVSRGDEKPAPGFARAQTRPVPVGEIEEVHHRRLDTGSTEVNRVLGGGMVRGSLVLLGGEPGIGKSTMALQLALGSRGLRTLYVSGEESPQQIKMRAGRLPGGDGECLVYAETLLEEIIRQAEAVRPDLMVIDSIQTIYSQVLESSPGSVSQIRECAAMLLKYAKTTGTSILLIGHITKDGTIAGPKVLEHIVDVVLQFEGDGNNVYRILRGIKNRFGATYEIGVFEMRNEGLAEVANPSEILLTHYDEPLSGIAVGAAADGIRPYLIEVQSLVGNAAYGTPQRSSTGFDIKRLNMLLAVLEKRVGMKMYQKDVFLNFAGGFKVADTGLDLAVVSAVISSYFDRPLATGVCCAGEIGLSGEVRPAPRTYQRILEAARLGFGRIVVSGYYRDKSEVPGDIRIVRVSRIDQLPKAIFTEEM; encoded by the coding sequence ATGGCAAAGGTAAAAAAAGCATATTTCTGTACGGCCTGCGGGTACGAAGCGCCCAAATGGCTCGGCAAATGCCCTGCATGCGGCGAATGGAATACGTTTGCCGAGGAAGTGGTCAGCCGCGGCGACGAAAAACCGGCTCCCGGCTTCGCACGCGCCCAGACACGCCCCGTTCCCGTAGGGGAAATCGAGGAGGTACACCACCGGCGGCTCGACACAGGCAGCACCGAAGTGAACCGCGTGCTGGGCGGAGGCATGGTCAGGGGGTCGCTCGTACTGCTCGGCGGGGAGCCGGGCATCGGCAAATCGACCATGGCCCTGCAGCTTGCCCTCGGCAGCCGGGGGCTGCGAACACTCTACGTGTCGGGCGAAGAGTCGCCGCAGCAAATCAAGATGCGGGCAGGCAGGCTTCCCGGAGGCGACGGGGAATGCCTCGTCTACGCGGAAACCCTCCTCGAAGAGATAATCCGACAGGCCGAGGCCGTCCGCCCCGACCTGATGGTCATCGACTCCATCCAGACGATTTACAGTCAGGTACTGGAGTCTTCGCCCGGCAGCGTATCGCAGATACGGGAGTGCGCCGCCATGCTGCTTAAATACGCCAAAACGACGGGGACTTCCATCCTGCTCATCGGCCATATCACCAAAGACGGCACAATAGCGGGGCCCAAGGTGCTGGAACACATCGTGGACGTCGTACTCCAGTTCGAAGGCGACGGCAACAACGTCTACCGGATATTGCGCGGCATCAAGAACCGTTTCGGCGCCACCTACGAAATAGGCGTGTTCGAAATGCGCAACGAAGGGCTCGCAGAGGTCGCCAACCCGTCCGAAATCCTGCTCACCCACTACGACGAACCGTTGAGCGGCATCGCGGTAGGAGCAGCGGCAGACGGCATCCGCCCCTACCTCATCGAGGTGCAATCGCTCGTGGGCAACGCCGCATACGGAACGCCGCAACGCTCCTCCACAGGATTCGACATCAAGCGCCTCAACATGCTGTTGGCCGTGCTGGAGAAGCGCGTAGGCATGAAAATGTACCAGAAAGACGTCTTCCTGAACTTCGCCGGAGGTTTCAAGGTAGCCGACACGGGGCTCGACCTGGCCGTGGTATCGGCAGTCATCTCCTCCTATTTCGACCGACCGCTGGCTACGGGCGTATGCTGCGCGGGCGAAATAGGACTTTCGGGCGAGGTACGTCCCGCACCGCGCACCTATCAACGGATACTCGAAGCCGCCCGGCTCGGTTTCGGCCGTATCGTTGTATCGGGCTATTACCGCGACAAATCCGAGGTGCCCGGCGACATACGCATCGTCCGCGTCAGCCGTATCGACCAACTACCCAAGGCCATCTTCACCGAAGAGATGTAA
- a CDS encoding TetR/AcrR family transcriptional regulator, giving the protein MRNRQIQEERIKTYFLDAAKNLLRAEGLKGVSVRNVAYRAGYSYATLYNYFKDINDLLFRCVEDFCQEVGDFVAARTEGGAPGREGLRRTARAYVEYFVEYPGVFELFFLERLGGFGDRTETAALITGLLGRLCEPRLAECIADGTYTAGEAAAVEEGLRCMLPGMLLLYENRLAPDNYEEFMQSVDAQLGRVID; this is encoded by the coding sequence ATGAGAAACAGACAGATTCAGGAAGAGAGGATAAAGACCTATTTTCTGGATGCGGCCAAGAATCTGCTCAGGGCGGAGGGGCTGAAAGGCGTGAGCGTACGCAATGTGGCATACCGCGCCGGCTATTCCTATGCGACGCTGTATAACTATTTCAAGGATATCAACGACTTGCTTTTCCGTTGTGTGGAGGATTTCTGTCAGGAGGTCGGCGATTTCGTGGCAGCCCGGACGGAGGGGGGCGCTCCCGGCAGGGAGGGGCTGCGTCGAACGGCCCGGGCTTATGTGGAGTATTTCGTGGAGTATCCGGGAGTTTTCGAGCTCTTCTTTCTGGAGCGGCTCGGCGGCTTCGGCGACCGTACCGAGACGGCGGCCCTTATCACGGGGCTCCTCGGCAGGCTGTGCGAACCCCGTCTGGCGGAATGCATTGCCGACGGAACCTACACGGCCGGAGAGGCGGCTGCCGTGGAGGAGGGGCTTCGCTGCATGCTGCCGGGTATGCTGCTGCTCTACGAGAACAGGCTCGCCCCCGACAATTACGAGGAATTCATGCAGTCGGTCGATGCGCAGCTCGGCAGGGTAATCGACTGA
- a CDS encoding murein hydrolase activator EnvC family protein produces the protein MGKQKNDNKIRTGLGYLLRNFTKKHRVSVRDRELEREVWYMYISPMRMVLAVLGVLLVMFAVVVTAVVYTPILDTLPGYPGKKAREILLANIERIDSLEYSLRIMQAYSDNVALIMEGKTPLADRPTDRDDTPASEKALVPPSAADSLLRAQLEGDGRFALVNATVTPSGAVVRRMEFIAPVKGEVISRFDPGRNMFGTGIVPDGAQQVVAAQAGTVVMSQWTPEDGNTIQIQHGDNYLSFYKHNSQLLKRVGDRVETGEVIGYVEPGVVDNATRPSGEFIFELWADGHPADPEKYVIFQ, from the coding sequence ATGGGCAAACAGAAAAACGACAACAAGATACGCACCGGCCTCGGCTACCTGCTGAGAAACTTCACCAAGAAACACCGGGTGAGCGTCCGCGACCGGGAGCTCGAACGGGAGGTATGGTACATGTATATCAGTCCCATGCGGATGGTATTGGCCGTACTCGGCGTGCTGCTGGTCATGTTCGCCGTCGTGGTGACGGCCGTAGTGTACACACCGATACTCGATACATTGCCCGGCTATCCGGGTAAAAAGGCCCGGGAGATACTCCTCGCCAACATCGAGCGGATAGACTCGCTCGAATACAGCCTGCGCATCATGCAGGCATACAGCGATAACGTGGCGCTCATCATGGAAGGGAAGACGCCGCTGGCCGACCGACCGACCGACCGGGACGATACGCCGGCATCGGAAAAGGCGCTCGTTCCGCCCTCCGCGGCCGATTCGCTCCTGCGGGCACAACTGGAAGGCGACGGACGGTTCGCTCTGGTAAATGCCACAGTCACCCCCTCCGGAGCAGTCGTCCGGCGCATGGAGTTCATCGCCCCCGTGAAAGGGGAGGTCATCTCGCGGTTTGACCCGGGACGCAACATGTTCGGTACGGGCATCGTACCCGACGGAGCGCAACAGGTCGTTGCGGCGCAGGCCGGCACGGTGGTGATGAGCCAGTGGACACCCGAAGACGGCAACACGATACAGATACAGCACGGCGACAACTACCTGTCGTTCTACAAGCATAACTCCCAACTGCTCAAGCGGGTCGGCGACCGTGTCGAGACGGGAGAGGTCATCGGCTACGTGGAACCGGGCGTCGTGGACAACGCCACCCGCCCCTCCGGCGAGTTCATCTTCGAGCTGTGGGCCGACGGCCACCCGGCAGACCCGGAGAAATATGTGATATTCCAATAG
- a CDS encoding sugar O-acetyltransferase, protein MTELEKMLAGEMHDITDPEVSRLNREARRKLEKLNATSWLDTVRYAEALTELIPDRAPSSVLITPFFCDYGFRIRLGEKVYINANCTFLDEGGITVGAHTLIGPDCKLYTPIHPMDAAERRKPIERGAAIEIGEDCWLGGGVVVCPGVKIGDRCIIGAGSVVTRDIPDDSLAAGNPAAVKRKLR, encoded by the coding sequence ATGACCGAACTGGAAAAGATGCTCGCGGGCGAGATGCACGACATCACCGACCCCGAGGTGAGCCGGCTGAACCGGGAGGCCCGGCGCAAGCTCGAGAAACTGAACGCCACCTCCTGGCTCGACACGGTCCGTTACGCGGAGGCCCTCACGGAACTCATTCCCGACCGGGCCCCCTCGTCGGTACTTATCACCCCCTTCTTCTGCGACTACGGATTCCGCATCCGCCTCGGCGAGAAGGTCTACATCAACGCGAATTGCACCTTCCTCGACGAGGGAGGCATCACCGTCGGCGCCCACACGCTCATCGGCCCCGACTGCAAACTCTACACCCCGATTCATCCGATGGATGCCGCCGAGCGGCGCAAACCCATCGAACGGGGAGCGGCCATCGAGATAGGCGAAGACTGCTGGCTGGGAGGAGGCGTCGTGGTCTGCCCGGGAGTGAAAATCGGCGACCGCTGCATCATCGGTGCCGGAAGTGTCGTCACGCGGGACATCCCGGACGACTCGCTGGCCGCAGGCAATCCGGCAGCCGTCAAACGGAAACTCCGATAA
- a CDS encoding MATE family efflux transporter, producing MEKFNRSGYYRRVLTLAFPVILSQAGQILVQLVDNAMVGRLGAVPLAGVSFANAVFFMLFVLGTGMSLGLTPLVGEMYSVSNHRKSAAYLQNSILFYGCMGVCIFLLAMAVRPFMWHMGQSPEVVRQAVPYFGYVAVSVIPFMVFASFKQFLEGVGNTKVAMAIIITSNAINVVFNWLFIYGHWGFPEMGAAGAGLATLISRVLTPVLIIVYFYRRDSFYRYFRLFRRENFSWEMIRSLIRVGAPISLQMFMEGSAFALTGIMMGWVGTVEMAGNQIASVISNFAFMIILGIGSAVTICVSHAYGQRDWCEIRRYAGTAYRLGLMWNAVTALLFISLRRYIPMLFTSDPEVIEMAARFLVFVAVFQISDGLQASSVAILRGIQDVKSIMWISFISYIVISLPIGYCLAFGTEVGASGLWMGLIIGLAVAAVLYNARYRKQMKRSASVVHAE from the coding sequence ATGGAAAAATTCAACCGTTCAGGATATTACAGGCGGGTATTGACTCTTGCCTTTCCCGTCATACTTTCGCAGGCGGGACAGATACTCGTACAGCTTGTGGACAACGCCATGGTAGGCCGGCTCGGTGCCGTGCCGCTTGCGGGCGTGTCGTTTGCCAACGCGGTGTTCTTCATGCTTTTCGTCCTCGGGACGGGGATGTCGCTCGGACTGACGCCACTGGTCGGAGAGATGTACTCCGTGAGCAACCACCGCAAGTCGGCCGCCTATCTTCAGAATTCCATCCTCTTCTACGGCTGCATGGGCGTCTGCATCTTTCTGCTGGCCATGGCCGTGCGTCCCTTCATGTGGCACATGGGACAGTCGCCCGAGGTTGTCCGGCAGGCCGTGCCGTACTTCGGCTATGTGGCCGTTTCGGTCATCCCATTCATGGTGTTCGCATCCTTTAAGCAGTTCCTCGAAGGGGTGGGCAACACCAAGGTGGCGATGGCGATAATCATCACTTCCAACGCCATCAATGTCGTCTTCAACTGGCTGTTCATCTACGGTCATTGGGGGTTTCCCGAGATGGGTGCCGCAGGGGCCGGACTTGCGACACTGATTTCCCGTGTATTGACACCCGTTCTCATCATCGTCTATTTTTATCGCCGCGATAGTTTCTACCGCTATTTCAGATTGTTCCGCAGGGAGAATTTCTCATGGGAGATGATACGTTCCCTTATCCGCGTGGGGGCGCCGATATCGCTCCAGATGTTCATGGAGGGCAGTGCCTTTGCCCTGACGGGCATCATGATGGGATGGGTGGGAACGGTGGAGATGGCCGGCAACCAGATAGCTTCGGTGATTTCCAATTTCGCCTTCATGATAATCCTGGGAATCGGTTCTGCCGTCACGATATGCGTCAGCCATGCCTACGGCCAGCGCGACTGGTGCGAGATAAGGCGTTATGCGGGGACGGCATACCGGCTGGGTCTGATGTGGAACGCCGTGACGGCGCTGCTGTTCATTTCGCTGCGGCGCTATATTCCGATGCTCTTCACCTCCGACCCGGAAGTGATAGAGATGGCGGCCCGTTTTTTGGTGTTCGTCGCCGTGTTCCAGATATCGGACGGCCTGCAGGCGAGTTCGGTCGCCATTCTGCGCGGTATTCAGGACGTAAAGAGCATCATGTGGATATCATTCATCTCCTACATCGTCATCAGCCTGCCGATAGGGTACTGCCTCGCGTTCGGTACGGAGGTCGGTGCTTCGGGATTGTGGATGGGGCTCATCATAGGCCTGGCAGTCGCTGCGGTACTTTACAATGCCCGTTACCGGAAGCAGATGAAGCGCAGTGCGTCCGTTGTGCATGCGGAATAA
- a CDS encoding zinc ribbon domain-containing protein produces the protein MATSRRTADTVDYSMQEKIMALYDLQKIDSKIDEINKIKGVLPTEVQDLEDEVAGLQTRIDNIKSGIDELNLQVKQSKEDTEQAKIQIAKYNEQQKNVRNNREFDAISKEIEYQELQIQLNDKHIKEYTAEIKVKKKQTEDAAAVLEERKIDLEAKRSELESIDMETADEMARLREEETRARAKIDERLLSAYSRIRSNVRNGLAVVTVKRDACGGCFNRIPPQRQFEIRQNKKIIVCEYCGRILVSDELDHEEEA, from the coding sequence ATGGCAACAAGCAGAAGGACGGCAGACACTGTCGATTATTCGATGCAGGAGAAGATAATGGCGCTCTACGACCTCCAGAAAATCGACTCCAAAATAGACGAGATAAACAAGATAAAGGGGGTGCTCCCGACCGAGGTACAGGACCTCGAAGACGAAGTGGCAGGACTCCAGACGCGCATAGACAATATCAAGAGCGGAATTGACGAACTCAACCTGCAGGTCAAACAGTCCAAGGAGGACACCGAACAGGCGAAGATACAGATAGCCAAATACAACGAACAGCAGAAGAACGTCCGCAACAACCGCGAATTCGATGCCATCAGCAAGGAAATAGAGTATCAGGAACTCCAGATACAGCTCAACGACAAGCACATCAAGGAGTACACCGCGGAGATAAAGGTCAAGAAGAAACAGACCGAAGATGCCGCCGCCGTCCTCGAAGAGCGGAAAATAGACCTCGAAGCGAAACGTTCCGAACTCGAAAGCATCGACATGGAGACGGCCGATGAAATGGCACGCCTGCGCGAAGAAGAGACACGGGCGAGGGCCAAGATAGACGAACGGCTGCTTTCGGCCTATTCCCGCATCCGCTCCAACGTCCGCAACGGACTGGCCGTCGTTACCGTAAAGCGGGATGCCTGCGGAGGCTGTTTCAACCGGATACCGCCGCAGCGGCAGTTCGAAATCAGGCAGAACAAGAAAATCATCGTATGCGAATACTGCGGCCGTATCCTCGTTTCCGACGAGCTCGACCACGAAGAGGAGGCGTAG
- the rseP gene encoding RIP metalloprotease RseP, translating to MDILIKVLQFILSFSLLVIIHELGHFLFARIFGVRVEQFQLFFGRPIASFTRRGTRYGIGWIPFGGYVKLAGMIDESMDTEQMKSEPKPDEFRSKPAWQRLLIMVGGVLMNILLALVIYIGISWKWGESYLSTRDMTYGYVFSPQGEEMGFRDGDRILSVNGETYDDFRQLRIALLLEQNYTVEVLRNGDTVTFRTPVVSVNDLAQDAGFISPRYPFLIGQVVEGSGAAEAGLQQGDRLVELNGEPLAYFDQYTERLPQLSGTVAEVGIVRDSAGTSVIRHLPVRVSDDGRIGAAVDMLAVTPIHTMDYTFWQAVPAGTKRIGEEIGSYWKQLKLVFRPQTEAYKSLGGPLSIGSIFPDEWNWPAFWEITALLSIILAVMNILPIPALDGGHVLFLLVEVITGRKPGDKFMTYAQIAGMLLLFTLIIYATGNDIYRLFIK from the coding sequence ATGGATATACTTATCAAGGTACTGCAATTCATACTCAGCTTTTCGCTGCTGGTAATCATACACGAACTCGGACACTTCCTTTTCGCACGCATCTTCGGAGTGCGCGTCGAACAGTTCCAACTCTTCTTTGGCCGTCCCATCGCATCGTTCACCCGCCGGGGTACCCGTTACGGAATCGGCTGGATACCTTTCGGCGGATACGTCAAGCTCGCCGGGATGATAGACGAGAGCATGGATACAGAACAGATGAAGAGCGAACCCAAGCCGGACGAATTCCGGAGCAAACCCGCCTGGCAACGCCTGCTCATCATGGTCGGCGGCGTGCTGATGAACATTCTCCTCGCCCTGGTCATCTACATCGGCATCAGTTGGAAATGGGGCGAAAGTTACCTCTCCACGCGCGACATGACCTACGGTTACGTATTCAGCCCCCAGGGGGAGGAGATGGGTTTCCGTGACGGCGACCGCATCCTGTCGGTGAACGGCGAAACGTACGACGACTTCCGCCAACTGCGCATCGCACTGCTGCTCGAACAGAACTATACGGTCGAGGTGCTCCGCAACGGCGATACGGTAACGTTCCGGACACCGGTGGTTTCGGTGAACGACCTCGCACAGGATGCCGGTTTCATCTCGCCGCGCTATCCCTTCCTCATCGGACAGGTGGTCGAAGGAAGCGGTGCGGCCGAGGCCGGACTGCAGCAGGGCGACCGCCTCGTCGAACTCAACGGAGAACCGCTCGCCTATTTCGACCAATACACCGAACGGCTCCCGCAGCTCAGCGGCACCGTGGCCGAAGTCGGCATCGTCCGCGACAGTGCGGGCACATCGGTCATCAGACATCTCCCGGTACGCGTATCCGACGACGGCAGAATAGGGGCGGCAGTGGACATGCTGGCCGTCACGCCCATCCACACGATGGACTACACCTTCTGGCAGGCGGTACCCGCCGGCACGAAACGCATCGGCGAAGAGATTGGAAGCTACTGGAAGCAACTGAAACTGGTCTTCCGTCCCCAGACGGAGGCTTACAAATCGCTCGGCGGTCCGCTCTCGATAGGCAGCATCTTCCCCGACGAATGGAACTGGCCGGCATTTTGGGAGATAACCGCCCTACTCTCCATCATCCTCGCCGTCATGAACATCCTGCCCATCCCGGCACTCGACGGCGGCCATGTGCTCTTCCTGCTGGTGGAGGTCATCACGGGCCGCAAACCGGGCGACAAATTCATGACGTACGCTCAGATAGCCGGCATGCTTCTTCTCTTCACACTCATCATCTACGCCACGGGGAACGACATCTACCGGCTGTTCATCAAATAG
- the dxr gene encoding 1-deoxy-D-xylulose-5-phosphate reductoisomerase gives MKQRIALLGSTGSIGEQTLDVVRARSDRFEIAVLTACSNWQKLARQAEEFAPDAVVIADERWYGDLREALAHLPVKVYAGTEAIEQVVRGDSADVVVNALVGYAGMMPSLAAVETGKKLALANKESLVIAGKQIIEAADRNGAAILPVDSEHSAIFQSLVGEVSPARRLILTASGGPFLHTPKERLCEVTVEQALRHPNWSMGAKITVDSSTMVNKGFEVIEAHWLFGLPAEKIDVLVHPQSVVHSMVEFADGAIKAQLGTPDMRLPIQYALTFPERPDYGGQRFDFARTPSLTFEEVDGDKFPALGIAYECLERGGTAPCTMNAANEVAVAAFLQGRIGYSDIVRLIERALEQADFLPSPTVEDYTACDREVRGMVSAML, from the coding sequence ATGAAGCAAAGGATAGCATTGCTGGGCTCGACGGGTTCGATAGGCGAACAGACGCTCGACGTCGTACGTGCCCGCAGCGACCGGTTCGAAATTGCGGTTCTCACCGCATGCAGCAATTGGCAAAAGCTCGCCCGGCAGGCAGAGGAGTTCGCTCCCGATGCGGTAGTCATCGCCGACGAACGGTGGTACGGCGACCTGCGGGAAGCCCTCGCCCATCTGCCCGTCAAGGTCTATGCCGGTACGGAGGCCATCGAACAGGTCGTCCGGGGCGACAGCGCCGACGTCGTGGTGAATGCCCTGGTAGGATATGCCGGTATGATGCCGTCGCTCGCTGCGGTAGAGACGGGCAAAAAACTCGCCCTCGCCAACAAAGAGAGCCTCGTGATAGCCGGCAAGCAAATCATCGAAGCCGCCGACAGGAACGGCGCGGCCATCCTGCCGGTAGATTCGGAACATTCGGCTATCTTCCAGTCGCTGGTCGGCGAAGTATCCCCCGCCCGCCGGCTCATCCTGACCGCTTCGGGAGGTCCTTTCCTGCACACCCCGAAAGAGCGGCTCTGCGAGGTGACGGTCGAACAGGCACTTCGTCACCCCAATTGGAGCATGGGCGCGAAGATAACGGTCGATTCGTCCACCATGGTCAACAAGGGCTTCGAGGTCATCGAGGCGCACTGGCTGTTCGGACTCCCGGCCGAGAAGATAGACGTACTCGTACATCCGCAGTCGGTCGTACACTCCATGGTAGAGTTCGCGGACGGTGCCATCAAGGCCCAGCTCGGCACACCCGACATGCGTCTGCCGATACAGTACGCACTCACTTTTCCCGAAAGGCCCGATTACGGCGGACAGCGTTTCGATTTCGCCCGAACCCCTTCGCTGACCTTCGAGGAGGTGGACGGCGACAAGTTCCCGGCGCTCGGCATCGCATACGAATGCCTGGAACGCGGAGGAACGGCTCCCTGCACCATGAACGCAGCGAACGAAGTGGCAGTAGCGGCCTTTCTTCAAGGACGCATCGGTTACAGCGACATCGTGCGGCTCATCGAACGGGCACTGGAACAGGCCGATTTTCTCCCCTCGCCCACCGTGGAGGATTACACGGCATGCGACCGCGAAGTACGCGGCATGGTATCGGCCATGCTGTGA
- the ricT gene encoding regulatory iron-sulfur-containing complex subunit RicT, whose product MELFQDKKDKKDCTLDMGRGCEFCGCGGEELSAGVCEGCFKLHVTDWLKDYPDTLPGDIYEVRFKNTRRGYYQNVNGLSLKEGDIVAVEAAPGHDIGIVSLSGDMVARQMRRVGFNPQNGEFKKIYRKAKPYDIEKWQEAIALEHGTMIKARQIAAEMNLNMKIGDVEYQGDKIKAIFYYIADERVDFRELIKVFAEVFHIRVEMKQIGARQEAGRIGGIGSCGRELCCASWISSFMSVTTNAARTQDISLNPQKLAGQCSKLKCCLVYEYDDYMDARKEFPRVSEPLQALDGDYYFVKNDILARTMSFSSAPGSMAGLVSLPVERVREIMKMNARGIKPDRLEAAGAAPRQEVDPGFVNVIGEDSITRFDNTRKKKKSRGGRGRDEQRGDGQRPRQEGQRQAKNGAGGGSVPDGGVSQQRTAAGAGGEVVRNNGGNNRRREGSNGRQNGQDRPQRQTPNGAEGSRDNRRGDRPAGAKQQGKSASGAEREANGSARPQQRTAEGAGGEGARSNGGNNRRREGSNGRQNGQGKPQRQKPNGAEGSRDNRRGDRPAGMKQPAEQEGKPASGAERETNGSARPQRTADGTGGENARNNGSESSVAGKE is encoded by the coding sequence ATGGAACTGTTTCAAGATAAGAAAGATAAAAAGGACTGTACGCTCGATATGGGCAGGGGCTGCGAATTTTGCGGCTGTGGAGGCGAGGAGCTCTCCGCCGGCGTATGCGAGGGCTGCTTCAAACTGCATGTGACCGACTGGCTGAAAGATTACCCCGACACGCTGCCCGGCGACATATACGAGGTGCGGTTCAAGAATACCCGCAGAGGATACTACCAGAATGTCAACGGTCTCTCTCTGAAGGAGGGCGACATCGTGGCCGTAGAGGCCGCTCCGGGGCATGATATCGGCATCGTCTCCCTGTCGGGCGATATGGTGGCCAGGCAGATGCGCCGCGTGGGCTTCAATCCGCAGAACGGCGAGTTCAAGAAGATTTACCGCAAGGCCAAGCCGTATGACATCGAGAAGTGGCAGGAGGCCATCGCTCTCGAGCATGGTACGATGATAAAGGCGAGGCAGATAGCCGCCGAGATGAATCTCAACATGAAGATAGGCGATGTCGAATATCAGGGTGACAAGATAAAGGCCATCTTTTACTATATCGCCGACGAACGGGTGGATTTCCGCGAGCTTATCAAAGTTTTCGCGGAGGTCTTTCACATACGGGTGGAGATGAAGCAGATAGGTGCGCGGCAGGAGGCCGGGCGCATCGGAGGCATCGGTTCCTGCGGCCGCGAACTGTGCTGCGCTTCTTGGATATCGAGTTTCATGTCCGTGACCACCAATGCCGCCCGTACGCAGGACATATCGCTCAATCCGCAGAAGCTGGCGGGGCAGTGCAGCAAGTTGAAATGCTGTCTCGTATATGAATACGACGATTATATGGATGCCCGGAAGGAGTTTCCGCGTGTGTCGGAACCTCTCCAGGCTCTGGACGGGGACTACTATTTCGTCAAGAACGATATCCTTGCCCGTACCATGAGTTTCAGCAGTGCGCCGGGCTCTATGGCCGGTCTCGTGTCGCTGCCTGTCGAACGGGTGCGTGAAATCATGAAAATGAATGCCAGGGGCATCAAACCCGACAGGCTCGAAGCGGCGGGAGCCGCTCCGCGGCAGGAGGTGGACCCCGGTTTCGTGAATGTCATCGGGGAGGACAGCATCACCCGTTTCGACAACACCCGGAAAAAGAAGAAATCGCGCGGCGGCCGTGGCAGGGACGAACAGCGTGGCGACGGACAGCGGCCGCGGCAGGAGGGACAGCGTCAGGCGAAAAACGGCGCGGGCGGCGGAAGTGTTCCGGACGGAGGCGTTTCGCAGCAGCGTACTGCCGCAGGAGCCGGCGGCGAAGTCGTGCGGAACAACGGTGGGAACAACCGCCGCCGCGAGGGAAGTAACGGCCGGCAGAACGGTCAGGACAGGCCCCAGCGTCAGACACCCAACGGGGCGGAAGGCAGTCGTGATAACCGTCGCGGCGACCGGCCGGCGGGTGCGAAACAGCAGGGAAAATCCGCTTCCGGTGCGGAGAGAGAGGCGAACGGTTCTGCCCGTCCGCAGCAGCGTACCGCCGAAGGGGCCGGCGGCGAAGGTGCGCGGAGCAACGGCGGAAACAACCGCCGCCGCGAGGGAAGCAACGGCCGGCAGAACGGTCAGGGAAAACCCCAGCGTCAGAAACCCAACGGGGCGGAAGGCAGTCGCGATAACCGTCGCGGCGACCGGCCGGCGGGTATGAAACAGCCGGCGGAACAGGAGGGAAAACCCGCTTCCGGTGCGGAGAGGGAGACGAACGGTTCTGCCCGTCCGCAGCGTACTGCCGACGGGACGGGCGGCGAAAATGCCCGGAACAACGGTAGCGAATCTTCGGTTGCCGGGAAAGAGTGA
- the trmB gene encoding tRNA (guanosine(46)-N7)-methyltransferase TrmB — MGKDKYRRFQENLTFANMVQPDFEEVFGKEYRLKGHWHDEFFRNPNPIILELGCGRGEYTVALAERNPDRNYIGIDIKGARMWRGAKTATERGMANAAFLRTRIEFINSFFASGEVDEIWITFPDPQLKKQRVKKRLTSPQFLGYYAKFLKPEGVVHLKTDSRHLHEYTKAVIERNALPLLACGDDIYGTGMADTDLSIQTAYERKFREQGLPITYLRFMLGGRSEFEAPDFEEDDNLDASRLGE, encoded by the coding sequence ATGGGAAAAGATAAATACCGCAGGTTCCAGGAGAACCTGACATTCGCCAATATGGTGCAGCCCGATTTCGAGGAGGTTTTCGGCAAGGAGTACCGGCTCAAGGGGCATTGGCACGATGAGTTTTTCCGTAATCCGAATCCGATAATTCTCGAACTCGGCTGCGGAAGAGGGGAGTACACCGTAGCGCTGGCCGAGCGCAATCCCGACCGGAATTATATCGGTATCGACATCAAGGGGGCCCGCATGTGGCGCGGTGCCAAAACCGCTACCGAGAGGGGGATGGCAAACGCCGCTTTCCTGCGCACGCGTATCGAGTTCATCAACTCTTTCTTCGCGTCGGGAGAGGTGGATGAGATATGGATAACCTTTCCCGACCCGCAGCTCAAGAAGCAGCGTGTGAAGAAGCGCCTGACCTCACCGCAGTTCCTCGGTTACTATGCGAAGTTTCTGAAGCCCGAAGGTGTCGTACACCTGAAGACCGACTCGCGCCACCTCCACGAATATACGAAAGCGGTCATCGAACGCAATGCCCTGCCCCTGTTGGCCTGCGGTGACGATATCTACGGGACGGGGATGGCTGATACGGACCTCTCCATCCAGACGGCATACGAGCGCAAATTTCGTGAACAGGGCCTGCCCATTACCTATCTGCGGTTCATGCTCGGCGGCCGTTCGGAGTTCGAGGCGCCCGATTTCGAGGAGGACGACAATTTGGATGCATCACGGTTGGGCGAATGA